From the genome of Tistrella bauzanensis:
CCCTCAGGTCCGCGATCATTGAATCGAACTCCTGACCGTTTGGGAATCCCCTATGAGTCAGGACTCACGAGATTTGGTATTATCGCTTCTTGGGGCCTCTCATGCACGACGCCACCAGCCCACGCCCACAGCTCAGGCTCGCCATAGCGCCTGGTGTGGCCTCTTCGAACCTAGCTGCATTGCTTGCCCTGCAGCGCGCGGAGGAGCCCGAAGTTTTTATGGAATTTAATGAGGTTACGACGAGCGATCTCATTACAGGCCTCTACAAACGGCGCTTCGACGTCGGCCTTTCTCTGAAGCAGGTGAGCGATTCTTCGCTGAAGAGTCTTTCTCTTTGGTTTGAGGCGACAGCTCTTGCCACGCCGCTGGGATACCCACTGCTCCGGCAGCAGTCAATCAGAATAGACGAACTTAAGGAGCACTCCGTGTTTCGATGGAAGGCCGAATATTCTCCTTCGCTGGACCAGTACCTGTCCTCCATGTCATCAACGGAAAGGCCGAATGTCCAGCATGTCAGTTCTTTTGAGATGTTGTTGCTCTGGGTCGCAGCTGGATATGGCGTAGGGATTTCTTCGCGATCACGCATCGAAACCGCTAGCCAGTGCGGAATCTGCACGCGTCCAATAGCCGATGGCCCCTACGAGGTCATTACGCACCTGCAGCGACTCTCGGGACAGACGAATCTTGTAGCTGATCGATTTGAGCTTAGAGCCTTGCGAGTTGCCGAGGCGCGTAAAGCATGACAGCCACGTGCGGTGCCCGCCCTTGCCGGTGGATTTGCAGTGGATGCCGGTTCGGGCCAAGGCGCCGTCCAGACGCATCAATTCATCCTGGAAACTGACCTTGATCAATTCAACTCCCCACAACTTCCAATAGTATGTCCACATGATCGGCTTAAGGCGCCTTCTCGCAAG
Proteins encoded in this window:
- a CDS encoding LysR substrate-binding domain-containing protein, which gives rise to MHDATSPRPQLRLAIAPGVASSNLAALLALQRAEEPEVFMEFNEVTTSDLITGLYKRRFDVGLSLKQVSDSSLKSLSLWFEATALATPLGYPLLRQQSIRIDELKEHSVFRWKAEYSPSLDQYLSSMSSTERPNVQHVSSFEMLLLWVAAGYGVGISSRSRIETASQCGICTRPIADGPYEVITHLQRLSGQTNLVADRFELRALRVAEARKA